From a region of the Chitinophaga caseinilytica genome:
- the mscL gene encoding large-conductance mechanosensitive channel protein MscL, translating to MSFFSEFKAFAMKGNVIDLAVGVVIGAAFGKIVNSLVDAIIMPIVGILLQGVDFKAKSITVGAAELKYGLFIQALVEFFIVAFVLFLVIKAINRMKKPEEAPAPAGPTPTEQLLMEIRDELKKQ from the coding sequence ATGTCTTTTTTCAGTGAGTTCAAAGCCTTTGCCATGAAGGGTAACGTGATCGACCTGGCTGTCGGTGTTGTTATCGGCGCCGCCTTCGGGAAGATCGTCAACTCCCTGGTGGATGCCATCATTATGCCGATCGTGGGAATTCTCCTGCAAGGCGTCGATTTCAAGGCAAAATCCATTACAGTGGGCGCGGCAGAATTGAAGTACGGGCTGTTCATACAGGCGCTGGTGGAATTCTTTATCGTCGCATTTGTATTGTTCTTGGTGATCAAGGCCATCAACCGCATGAAGAAACCCGAAGAAGCCCCCGCTCCCGCAGGCCCTACGCCTACCGAACAGCTCCTTATGGAAATCCGCGACGAGCTCAAAAAACAATAA
- a CDS encoding PPK2 family polyphosphate kinase yields the protein MPSIKLADIPTTAPKKADKEQIKEEMQTILKDLDELQNLLYAEHKHSLLVVLQGMDASGKDGVVRDVFGTMNPMGVVVTPFKAPTAQEMDHDFLWRIHQHAPGKGTIQVFNRSHYEDVLVQRVHKWVDDDVITKRFGAINDFEKLLRDHNSTHILKFYLHVSQGAQMARLEERTQDPRKMWKYNEKDFAEAKLFKKYQKAYEDVFKECNKIPWYIVPADHNWYKEYFIAKTVRDTLKSLKMKFPKLPKVKNNEDVKP from the coding sequence ATGCCATCCATCAAACTAGCCGACATCCCGACCACCGCTCCGAAAAAAGCCGACAAGGAGCAAATTAAGGAGGAAATGCAAACCATCCTCAAAGACCTCGACGAATTGCAGAACCTCCTGTACGCGGAGCACAAGCACAGCCTGCTCGTGGTGCTCCAGGGAATGGACGCCAGCGGGAAAGACGGCGTGGTCCGCGACGTTTTCGGCACCATGAACCCCATGGGCGTGGTGGTTACGCCCTTCAAGGCGCCCACCGCGCAGGAGATGGACCACGACTTCCTCTGGCGCATCCACCAGCACGCTCCGGGAAAGGGAACGATCCAGGTGTTCAACAGGTCGCATTATGAAGATGTGCTCGTACAGCGGGTACATAAATGGGTAGACGACGACGTGATCACCAAGCGGTTCGGCGCCATCAACGATTTCGAAAAACTCCTCCGCGACCATAACAGCACGCACATCCTCAAATTCTACCTCCACGTTTCGCAGGGAGCGCAAATGGCCCGGCTCGAAGAGCGGACGCAAGACCCGCGGAAGATGTGGAAGTACAACGAGAAGGATTTCGCGGAAGCGAAACTGTTCAAAAAGTACCAGAAAGCGTATGAAGACGTGTTTAAGGAATGCAATAAAATCCCCTGGTACATCGTGCCCGCGGATCATAACTGGTACAAGGAATACTTCATCGCCAAAACGGTGAGGGATACACTGAAGTCCCTCAAAATGAAGTTCCCGAAGTTGCCGAAAGTCAAAAATAATGAGGATGTCAAACCATAA
- a CDS encoding DMT family transporter: MDQRVLNWGIFLLLSLTWGSSFILMKLGLASFSPYQVASIRLISAGAALLPFFFRFIRQTPASKIPVIILSGLLGNGIPAYLFCIAETRIDSSLAGMLNSFTPVFALIFSLVLFHSPVLKRQVLGLMIGFVGVILLFLVKGVDANAYWYYGFLVILATACYGLNIALVHHYLKEFQSLQLVSISLFFMGLFALPVLLLSDFSATFQAAERPWMSLAASCTLGLVGTGVASLLFYQLIRSAGAIFASMVTYGLPVVAIGWGFVAGEAISGWQVLCLGVIMGGVYLVNRK; this comes from the coding sequence ATGGACCAACGCGTATTGAACTGGGGGATCTTCCTGCTGCTATCGCTCACCTGGGGCAGCTCGTTCATCCTCATGAAACTGGGACTGGCTTCGTTTTCCCCCTACCAGGTGGCCAGCATCCGGCTGATATCGGCCGGGGCGGCCCTGTTACCGTTTTTCTTCCGGTTCATCCGGCAAACGCCCGCGTCCAAAATACCCGTGATCATTTTGTCCGGTTTATTAGGTAACGGAATTCCGGCGTATTTGTTCTGTATCGCGGAAACGCGGATAGACAGTTCGCTGGCCGGCATGCTGAATTCCTTCACGCCGGTGTTCGCCCTCATCTTCTCGCTCGTCCTCTTCCATTCGCCTGTTTTGAAGCGGCAGGTGCTGGGGCTGATGATCGGGTTCGTGGGTGTGATCCTCCTCTTTCTCGTGAAGGGCGTAGACGCGAATGCGTACTGGTATTACGGCTTCCTGGTGATCCTGGCCACGGCGTGCTACGGGCTCAATATCGCGCTGGTGCATCATTACCTGAAAGAATTCCAGAGCCTGCAGTTGGTTTCGATTTCCCTGTTTTTCATGGGGCTCTTCGCGTTGCCGGTCTTGCTCCTGAGCGATTTCAGCGCCACTTTCCAGGCAGCAGAGCGGCCATGGATGAGCCTTGCGGCCAGCTGCACACTGGGTTTGGTCGGTACGGGCGTGGCGTCTCTCCTGTTTTACCAGCTGATCCGTTCTGCGGGCGCCATTTTCGCCAGTATGGTAACGTATGGGTTGCCGGTAGTGGCCATTGGATGGGGGTTCGTGGCCGGAGAAGCCATCAGCGGATGGCAGGTGCTCTGCCTGGGCGTGATCATGGGCGGTGTGTACCTCGTCAACCGGAAATAA
- a CDS encoding MraY family glycosyltransferase — translation MENVIIATILSFVITYFAIPVLIRVAELKHLYDEPDERKSHKVRIPTLGGLGFFAGFILASAVCVPAKENFPLQYLLAAFFVIFFVGMKDDLVGLSPVKKLVGQLVAAFAIIYLGNLHISNMYGFLGIGELPFHFSLLLTYFTFIVVINAFNLIDGIDGLAGSIGLVVSAVLGAYFLFAHEMLYAVMGFSLAAGLAAFLIYNVSPARIFMGDTGSLLVGLVNATLIVKFIDVAGNPASAVPLQAVPAIAFAVLIIPLFDTLRVFTIRMARGRSPFTADRHHIHHYMLALGLNHRQATGIAVVSNIGFILLAYNLQSLGTTVLLFLVGSLALGGTSVLFYLKRRKEIAASEAAAAIAFAAAAEVAPVEPQPATTKSKILRVPTESVMQDK, via the coding sequence ATGGAGAATGTAATTATCGCAACTATCCTGAGTTTCGTTATAACCTACTTTGCGATCCCGGTGTTGATCCGGGTAGCTGAACTGAAGCATCTATATGACGAACCGGACGAGCGCAAATCGCATAAAGTACGAATCCCCACATTAGGTGGCCTGGGATTCTTTGCCGGGTTCATACTGGCGTCTGCCGTGTGTGTACCTGCCAAGGAGAATTTCCCCTTGCAATATCTGCTGGCCGCTTTCTTCGTAATATTTTTCGTGGGAATGAAGGACGACCTGGTCGGCCTGTCTCCCGTTAAGAAACTGGTAGGCCAGCTCGTGGCGGCATTTGCCATCATTTACCTGGGCAACCTGCATATATCCAATATGTATGGCTTCCTCGGGATCGGCGAGCTTCCTTTCCACTTCAGCCTCCTCCTTACTTATTTCACTTTTATCGTAGTCATCAACGCCTTTAACCTGATCGACGGGATCGACGGGCTGGCGGGCAGCATCGGGCTGGTTGTGTCTGCCGTGCTGGGTGCTTACTTCCTTTTCGCGCACGAAATGCTGTATGCCGTGATGGGTTTCTCCCTGGCTGCAGGCCTCGCCGCGTTCCTCATCTACAATGTTTCTCCCGCGCGCATCTTCATGGGCGACACCGGCTCCCTGCTGGTTGGCCTTGTGAACGCGACGCTCATCGTTAAATTCATCGATGTGGCCGGCAACCCCGCCAGCGCAGTTCCCCTGCAGGCAGTTCCGGCGATCGCTTTCGCCGTGCTGATCATTCCCCTGTTCGACACGCTCCGGGTATTCACCATCCGTATGGCCCGCGGCCGTAGCCCCTTCACGGCCGACCGTCACCACATCCACCACTACATGCTGGCCCTGGGGCTGAACCATCGCCAGGCCACCGGCATCGCCGTGGTATCCAACATCGGTTTCATTCTCCTCGCATATAACCTGCAAAGCCTCGGCACCACGGTGCTGCTGTTCCTCGTCGGGAGCCTGGCACTGGGGGGCACCTCCGTCCTCTTCTACCTGAAACGCCGCAAAGAGATCGCCGCTTCGGAAGCCGCCGCCGCCATCGCCTTCGCCGCCGCCGCAGAAGTTGCACCTGTTGAGCCGCAGCCCGCCACCACCAAATCCAAAATTCTGCGGGTGCCCACTGAATCCGTCATGCAGGACAAATAA
- a CDS encoding transketolase, whose product MPELKDIATQIRRDIVRMVHAVQSGHPGGSLGCTDFFTALYFKVMEHQPVPFEMDGKNQDLFFLSNGHISPVFYSALARSGYFPVPELATFRKLDSRLQGHPTTHEHLPGIRVASGSLGQGLSVACGAALTKKLNNDHKVVYSLHGDGELQEGQNWEAIMFAAHHKIDNLIATVDYNGQQIDGPTDKVMSLGDLEAKFHAFGWRVLSMNGNDMDDVVATLQKAKSLTGKAQPIVILMTTVMGAGVDFMMGSHEWHGIAPNDEQLAKALAQLPETLGDY is encoded by the coding sequence ATGCCAGAACTGAAAGATATAGCCACACAGATCAGGCGGGACATCGTAAGGATGGTGCACGCCGTACAAAGCGGCCACCCCGGCGGTTCGCTCGGTTGCACCGACTTTTTCACGGCCCTGTATTTCAAGGTCATGGAACATCAGCCCGTGCCCTTCGAGATGGACGGTAAAAACCAGGACCTGTTTTTCCTTTCCAACGGTCACATTTCTCCCGTCTTCTACAGCGCACTCGCCCGCTCCGGGTACTTCCCGGTGCCCGAACTGGCTACTTTCCGCAAGCTGGACAGCCGCCTCCAGGGCCACCCCACTACCCACGAACACCTCCCCGGTATCCGCGTAGCGTCCGGCTCCCTCGGCCAGGGCCTCAGCGTTGCCTGCGGCGCCGCCCTCACCAAAAAACTGAACAACGATCATAAAGTCGTTTATTCACTCCATGGCGACGGCGAGCTCCAGGAAGGCCAGAACTGGGAAGCCATCATGTTCGCCGCCCACCACAAAATCGATAACCTCATCGCCACCGTTGACTACAACGGCCAGCAGATCGACGGCCCCACCGATAAAGTAATGAGCCTCGGCGACCTCGAAGCCAAATTCCACGCCTTCGGCTGGAGAGTCCTCTCCATGAACGGCAACGATATGGACGACGTGGTAGCTACCCTTCAGAAAGCCAAAAGCCTCACCGGCAAAGCACAACCCATCGTGATCCTCATGACCACCGTAATGGGCGCCGGCGTTGACTTTATGATGGGCTCGCACGAATGGCACGGCATCGCTCCGAACGACGAGCAGCTGGCCAAAGCACTCGCCCAGTTGCCCGAAACCCTCGGCGACTACTAA
- a CDS encoding FtsX-like permease family protein: protein MIWQFAARYFRARKSTTAINIIAWVSVGAIAVGTAALITVLSVFNGFTGLVKSLYSSFYPDFRIVPDSGKTFVLTADQLKQIAAVPGVASISSTVEEKAVVRNGTKQTIAVVKGVDDDFTKVAHVQDKLVSGEYSLKDETGPQAVLGLGVEMSLGLDVEKSRVPITVYMPRRDDAAFNPLMPDQSVVSGTAYPAGSFAIQQEFDSKYVLVDIGFLRRMLDMQPGEVSAIEVAMAPGAGERKVKRALQALLGEGVQIQTRMEQHATIYNVMMVEKWLTYVFLSFILVIAAFNMIGSLSMLVIEKQKDITILKAMGARTATIRRIFLAEGLMIAGSGTVVGFGLAIIICLVQQYFGLVKLGGGTFLIDAYPVEMHLNDFLLVAVTIVVIGTLASWYPAHRAARQVISLKAT from the coding sequence ATGATCTGGCAATTCGCTGCACGATATTTCCGCGCCCGAAAATCCACCACGGCGATCAATATCATCGCATGGGTGAGCGTGGGCGCCATCGCCGTCGGCACCGCCGCGCTCATCACCGTTCTCAGCGTGTTCAACGGCTTCACGGGGCTCGTCAAATCATTGTACTCATCTTTCTATCCCGACTTCCGCATCGTCCCTGACAGCGGCAAAACCTTCGTGCTTACGGCAGACCAGCTGAAACAGATCGCCGCCGTGCCCGGTGTGGCGAGCATTTCGTCTACCGTCGAAGAAAAAGCGGTCGTGCGCAACGGCACCAAGCAAACCATCGCGGTGGTGAAAGGTGTGGACGATGATTTCACCAAAGTGGCGCATGTGCAAGACAAACTGGTGAGCGGCGAATACAGCCTGAAAGATGAAACGGGGCCGCAGGCCGTACTGGGCCTTGGCGTGGAAATGTCGCTCGGGCTCGATGTGGAGAAAAGCCGTGTGCCCATTACCGTTTATATGCCGCGGCGCGACGATGCCGCGTTCAACCCGCTGATGCCCGACCAGTCGGTCGTTTCCGGTACCGCGTACCCCGCGGGCTCATTCGCGATACAACAGGAGTTCGATAGTAAATACGTGTTGGTGGACATCGGGTTCCTCCGCCGGATGCTCGATATGCAACCGGGCGAGGTCTCGGCCATCGAAGTGGCCATGGCGCCGGGTGCGGGTGAGCGAAAGGTCAAGCGCGCGCTGCAGGCGCTCCTGGGCGAAGGGGTGCAGATCCAGACGCGCATGGAGCAGCACGCTACCATATATAATGTAATGATGGTGGAAAAATGGCTGACGTACGTATTCCTCAGTTTCATCCTCGTTATCGCGGCCTTCAACATGATCGGCTCACTGTCGATGCTGGTGATAGAAAAGCAGAAAGACATTACGATCCTTAAAGCCATGGGCGCCAGGACCGCCACCATCCGGAGGATATTCCTGGCCGAGGGGCTGATGATCGCGGGTTCCGGAACGGTAGTCGGGTTCGGGCTGGCCATTATTATTTGCCTGGTGCAGCAATACTTCGGCCTGGTGAAGCTCGGCGGCGGTACTTTCCTCATCGATGCCTATCCGGTTGAAATGCACCTGAACGATTTCCTGCTGGTGGCCGTAACGATCGTGGTGATCGGAACGCTGGCGAGCTGGTACCCGGCCCACCGTGCGGCGCGGCAGGTGATTTCATTGAAGGCGACCTGA
- the rbfA gene encoding 30S ribosome-binding factor RbfA, which yields MQETKRQKQVGQLVQEELSDIFNRMGFNVTEGGMISISSVKMTPDLLEARVYLSMFQIKAPVEMLARMNERMGEIRRDLGNRVAKQLRRVPELTFFLDDTLDHVFKMEELFKKINEDDKKQKP from the coding sequence ATGCAAGAAACTAAAAGACAAAAGCAGGTAGGACAGCTGGTGCAGGAAGAGCTCAGCGATATTTTCAATCGCATGGGCTTCAACGTGACGGAAGGCGGCATGATCTCCATTTCTTCTGTCAAGATGACGCCGGATTTGCTGGAAGCGCGCGTCTACCTGAGCATGTTCCAGATCAAGGCGCCGGTTGAAATGCTGGCGCGGATGAACGAGCGCATGGGCGAGATCCGCCGCGATCTGGGCAACCGCGTCGCGAAGCAATTGCGCCGCGTGCCGGAACTGACTTTCTTCCTGGACGATACGCTCGATCATGTTTTCAAAATGGAAGAACTGTTCAAAAAGATCAACGAAGACGATAAAAAGCAGAAACCCTAA
- a CDS encoding glycosyltransferase: MISVVIPVLNEGATIRQVIKTIKKTSRPIDIIVVDDNSTDNTVDEALKERVRVITSSQRGKGISMREGMMAAKHDIIMYVDGDILTYPDALVEMLTDAIVNDEADFTKSYFERQAGRVTQLVAKPLLSILFPELAHFNQPLSGMIAARKDMLQQVHFENDYGVDIGLLIDMHLMGARIREVNIGRLENAMQTWEQLSKMSREVSRTILKKAESIPQQNLETLGNINIIREQMEYSILESIDKLQKMVIFNLDETIFRENYLYSAAVAFEQEESLVQVLQHYTDPLSVLTRSAALFQGRNLAELLEVADSIPVTPDIRHVIRELKRRGYICGLITDGFECVANHMKNKLGADFAFANRLHLVHSVATGEITVPDYFISGKNGSAQYCKGNILRYISDKYHIQSQNIIYVGNGETDGDLLQDAGIGVAYHPQYVETATMADKVIEDNCMAPLLDIAQASPDKVKKRWPTKSQALNIGLGGLAALATAGLVYLAAKQVGKAFRRTEDCDEKALKPA; the protein is encoded by the coding sequence ATGATTTCTGTAGTTATTCCTGTGCTCAACGAGGGCGCAACGATCAGACAGGTCATCAAGACCATCAAAAAAACATCCCGACCTATCGACATTATCGTAGTTGACGACAACTCCACCGATAATACCGTAGACGAAGCCCTGAAAGAACGGGTGCGCGTCATCACCAGCAGCCAGCGCGGGAAAGGTATTTCCATGCGCGAAGGCATGATGGCCGCGAAACATGATATCATCATGTATGTGGACGGCGACATTCTCACCTATCCGGACGCCCTGGTGGAAATGTTGACCGACGCAATCGTGAACGACGAAGCCGATTTCACCAAATCTTATTTCGAACGGCAGGCAGGCCGCGTAACGCAGCTGGTGGCCAAGCCGCTGCTGAGTATCCTCTTCCCCGAGCTCGCGCATTTCAACCAGCCGCTCAGCGGGATGATCGCCGCGCGGAAAGACATGCTGCAGCAGGTCCATTTCGAGAACGACTATGGCGTAGACATCGGGTTGCTGATAGACATGCACCTGATGGGCGCGCGCATCCGCGAAGTGAACATCGGCCGGCTCGAGAATGCGATGCAGACCTGGGAACAGCTGAGTAAGATGAGCCGTGAAGTGAGCCGCACCATTCTGAAAAAAGCGGAAAGCATTCCCCAGCAAAACCTTGAAACGCTGGGCAACATCAACATCATCCGCGAGCAGATGGAATATTCGATCCTCGAATCCATCGACAAGCTGCAGAAGATGGTGATCTTCAATCTCGACGAAACGATCTTCCGCGAAAACTACCTGTATTCCGCCGCTGTGGCCTTTGAGCAGGAGGAGTCGCTCGTGCAGGTGCTGCAACATTATACCGATCCGTTGTCGGTGCTCACGCGCAGCGCGGCGCTCTTCCAGGGCAGGAACCTGGCGGAACTGCTGGAGGTGGCGGATAGTATTCCCGTGACGCCGGACATCCGTCATGTCATCCGTGAACTGAAGCGGCGCGGGTATATCTGTGGTTTGATTACGGACGGGTTCGAATGTGTGGCCAACCACATGAAAAACAAGCTGGGCGCCGATTTCGCGTTCGCCAACAGGTTGCACCTGGTGCATAGCGTGGCTACCGGCGAGATTACGGTGCCGGATTATTTCATCTCCGGGAAGAACGGCAGTGCGCAGTATTGCAAAGGCAATATCTTGCGATACATTTCCGACAAATACCACATCCAGTCGCAGAACATTATTTACGTCGGCAACGGCGAGACCGATGGCGACCTGTTGCAGGATGCGGGCATTGGTGTGGCGTACCATCCACAATATGTAGAAACGGCTACGATGGCCGATAAGGTGATCGAAGACAATTGTATGGCACCGTTGCTGGACATTGCGCAGGCGAGCCCCGACAAGGTGAAGAAGCGTTGGCCGACGAAGAGCCAGGCGTTGAACATTGGATTGGGAGGTTTGGCGGCGCTGGCGACGGCGGGATTGGTGTACCTGGCTGCAAAGCAGGTGGGCAAAGCGTTTCGGCGGACGGAAGATTGTGATGAGAAGGCGTTGAAACCTGCATAG